In one Ictalurus furcatus strain D&B chromosome 10, Billie_1.0, whole genome shotgun sequence genomic region, the following are encoded:
- the camsap2a gene encoding calmodulin-regulated spectrin-associated protein 2a isoform X2, translated as MGDPSQSSQWKKTFIVPAIKSFEHYDFNRAKIRASLTWLVAKAFGTDSIPDKLKDPFYTDQYEQEHVKPPVVDLLLSAELYCRAGSLILKSDAAKPLLGHDAVIQALAQKGLYVTVHERLVSERDLSMRPIQMSAHLALIDTLMMAYTVEMVSMDKVVACMQQYSTDCADGDTPYDTEDGVISWMNKVNEYLKEIIIQEQSRREAQRAEPLEIPKSPTKWYMKLVPARYRKEQTLPKTVPWIPPVDNLLKDSTDGCALAALLHFYCPDLVKLEDVCLKDSMSLADSLYNLQLVQDFCREHLNRCCHFSLEDMLYASSSIKNNYLVFMAELFWWFELVKPSFVQPQVLVDEAPSPSLKNVPSVPISKVTKRSFMERPPSPDRPSLPLRQQPLTTNSGEIRRSTSMSFVDSFLGTWPTERRSGTQGVSFDIPLDKGDTTQTITQPRLGMTRSVSTEGFGLKVAKGMKRNLSFQPVIGQNIGIEEEGCADTLVGIHHGGLNGTAPSSIEEALEIINNSEKQQEDTGVEAENEGFFLHMQTKELMPKTQDEGGDSVSEAMGISSASTVEVDTGIHVKTEDIQETLDEDSSLRDCTTSMELDADQCFEARASHSQDSISSYPSSVGTKSPIADTPIGVKMTSFAEQKFRKLNPNAESKGGNSQGTTPDSSDLNLSHSVSWAPSPETSPVHQPQRDPAQAMAAEMVQLRMRLEEKRRAIEAQKKKVEAAFARHRQKMGRSAFLTVVKRKNDGASPIQEYTTSSEATKTLSDTAKSPEKSPVKSFSEESMSETDLLEYTRSIEKLNTSLSFLQAEMQRLAQQQEIIMQMREQQAWVVSPPQPSPQKQVRELRGSGARSSGSPSPADSPHTTHRSPTNIKRKSASFHSKTPRTPRPTELKITPFNRVLTVPQSVDSLPRLRRFSPSQSVSSSFAYFGNDLKPSKNNMQVDPLCTEGTASDLTLPAKDKQQTETDIADSRTKEFENSVEQNGEMKDDGKQSEGEIKPTVESSVSEVLSQAVKETFIVTPTEKPIDLVSQSNKSLIEVPLSILKPLEGQELEECGETLTAGENQDDDQKMCCGFFFKDDMKGEDSMALKRAALLEKRQRRERENQQRKQQLEAELEQKKEEARLKAEEERLKKEEEKARREFIKQEYLRRKQLKLMEDMDMLVKTRPATAKQKKPRPKSIHRDVIESPKTPVRATAVSSISLASLNLGDNESVSSEKRTPRPDSADSFLSPSRSESHNGEKDWENASTTSSVTSITEYTGPKLYKEPSAKSNKHIIQNALAHCCLAGKVNEGQKNKILEEMEKSQANNFIILFRDSGCQFRAVYTYCPDTEQMNKLAGIGPKSISRKMIDGLFKYNSDRKQFSQIPAKTMSASVDAITIHSHLWQTKKPGTPKKVAPSKS; from the exons AGTGCCCACCTGGCACTGATTGACACTTTGATGATGGCCTATACGGTGGAGATGGTGAGTATGGACAAGGTTGTAGCGTGCATGCAGCAGTATTCTACCGACTGCGCTGACGGAGACACGCCCTACGACACGGAGGATGGCGTCATTAGCTGGATGAATAAg GTGAACGAATACTTGAAAGAGATCATCATCCAGGAGCAAAGCAGGAGAGAGGCACAGAGGGCCGAGCCCCTTGAGATCCCTAAG TCTCCAACCAAATGGTATATGAAGCTGGTTCCT gcCCGCTATAGGAAGGAACAGACGTTGCCTAAAACAGTACCATGGATCCCCCCAGTGGACAACCTGCTGAAGGACAGCACAGATGGCTGCGCCCTTGCTGCGCTGCTGCACTTCTACTGCCCTGACCTTGTCAAACTAGAGG ACGTGTGCCTGAAAGACAGCATGTCTTTAGCGGACAGCTTGTACAATCTGCAGCTCGTTCAGGACTTCTGCCGCGAACACTTGAACCGCTGCTGCCACTTCAGCCTGGAGGATATGCTCTACGCCTCTTCTTCCATCAAA AACAATTACCTTGTGTTTATGGCTGAGCTCTTCTGGTGGTTTGAATTGGTTAAGCCATCTTTTGTGCAGCCTCAGGTTTTGGTCGATGAAG CACCATCTCCATCACTGAAGAATGTTCCATCTGTGCCCATCTCAAAAGTCACCAAGAGAAGCTTCATGGAAAGGCCTCCCAGTCCAGACAGACCAAG TCTCCCGCTGCGACAACAGCCTTTAACAACAAACTCAG GTGAGATCAGGCGATCAACCTCCATGTCATTTGTTGACAGTTTTTTGGGGACTTGGCCCACGGAGAGGAG GTCAGGGACTCAGGGTGTGTCCTTTGATATCCCATTAGATAAGGGCGACACCACTCAAACTATTACACAACCCAGACTGGGTATGACCAGGTCTGTAAGCACTGAGGGATTTGGGCTCAAAGTAGCCAAGGGAATGAAGCGAAATCTGTCCTTCCAACCTGTTATTGGCCAAAACATTGGTATTGAGGAAGAAGGCTGTGCAGATACCCTTGTGGGAATCCACCATGGTGGTCTGAATGGCACAGCGCCAAGTAGCATTGAGGAAGCCCTAGAAATAATCAATAATTCAGAAAAGCAACAGGAGGACACCGGGGTTGAGGCAGAGAATGAAGGTTTCTTCCTTCATATGCAGACCAAAGAACTGATGCCCAAAACCCAAGATGAAGGGGGAGACTCTGTTTCAGAGGCCATGGGGATTTCAAGTGCTTCAACTGTGGAGGTGGACACTGGAATTCACGTAAAGACAGAAGATATCCAAGAGACTCTGGATGAGGACTCATCGCTTAGAGACTGCACAACAAGTATGGAGTTAGATGCAGACCAGTGCTTTGAGGCTAGAGCAAGTCATAGCCAGGATTCCATTAGTTCATATCCCAGCAGTGTTGGCACCAAGTCTCCTATAGCTGATACTCCCATAGGAGTTAAGATGACCAGCTTTGCTGAACAAAAGTTCAGAAAACTCAATCCAAATGCAGAGTCCAAAGGGGGAAACTCTCAGGGGACTACACCAGACAGTTCAGACCTTAACCTTTCCCACTCAGTCTCCTGGGCCCCCTCACCAGAGACAAGCCCTGTCCACCAGCCACAGAGGGATCCGGCGCAAGCCATGGCTGCTGAAATGGTACAGCTGCGTATGCGGCTGGAAGAGAAACGCAGAGCCATAGAAGCTCAGAAGAAAAAGGTGGAAGCCGCCTTCGCACGTCATAGACAAAAGATGGGGCGCAGTGCCTTTCTCACAGTGgtcaagagaaagaatgatGGTGCCTCACCAATCCAGGAGTACACCACAAGCTCAGAGGCTACCAAGACACTATCTGATACTGCAAAATCTCCAGAAAAGTCTCCTGTCAAGTCCTTTAGTGAGGAGAGCATGTCTGAGACAGACTTGCTGGAGTACACGCGTTCTATCGAGAAGTTGAACACTTCTCTGAGCTTTTTGCAGGCAGAGATGCAACGGCTAGCCCAGCAGCAGGAGATCATCATGCAAATGCGGGAACAGCAGGCCTGGGTTGTGTCTCCACCACAGCCTTCACCCCAGAAACAGGTACGGGAGCTTAGAGGAAGTGGAGCTCGCTCATCAGGTTCCCCCTCACCAGCTGATTCCCCACATACCACCCATCGCTCCCCTACCAATATCAAGAGAAAGTCAGCTTCCTTCCACTCCAAAACCCCACGGACACCCAGGCCTACTGAGCTGAAGATCACTCCATTCAACCGAGTTCTCACTGTACCCCAGTCTGTGGACAGCTTACCTCGTCTGCGCAGATTCTCACCCTCGCAGTCTGTATCCAGCTCTTTTGCATACTTTGGGAATGACCTAAAACCAAGCAAAAATAATATGCAAGTTGATCCCTTGTGTACAGAAGGTACTGCTTCTGATCTCACTTTACCAGCCAAAGACAAACAGCAGACTGAAACGGACATTGCAGATTCAAGAACCAAGGAGTTCGAGAACAGTGTGGAGCAAAATGGAGAGATGAAAGATGATGGAAAACAATCAGAAGGAGAAATTAAGCCCACAGTGGAATCTAGTGTTTCTGAGGTGTTGTCACAAGCTGTAAAAGAAACATTCATAGTAACGCCTACCGAGAAGCCAATAGATTTAGTTAGTCAAAGCAACAAAAGCTTGATCGAAGTGCCACTATCAATCCTAAAGCCTCTCGAAGGACAGGAGTTGGAAGAGTGTGGAGAGACACTGACAGCAGGAGAGAACCAGGATGATGACCAGAAGATGTGCTGTGGATTCTTCTTTAAG GATGACATGAAGGGGGAGGACAGCATGGCACTGAAGCGAGCTGCCCTGCTGGAGAAGAGGCAGAGGAGGGAGCGGGAGAATCAGCAGAGGAAGCAGCAGCTGGAGGCTGAGCTGGAGCAGAAGAAAGAGGAGGCTAG ATTAAAGGCCGAGGAAGAGCGgctgaagaaggaggaggagaaagccAGACGGGAGTTCATCAAGCAGGAGTACCTGAGGAGAAAGCAGCTCAAGCTCATGGAGGACATGGACATGCTGGTGAAAACTCGGCCTGCCACGGCTAAGCAAAAGAAGCCACGGCCCAAATCCATTCACCGGGATGTGATTGAGTCACCCAAGACTCCTGTTAGGGCAACAGCAG TGTCCAGTATCTCTTTGGCCTCCCTCAATCTGGGAGACAACGAAAGTGTCAGCTCAGAGAAGCGAACCCCCAG GCCTGACTCGGCTGACAGCTTCCTGTCTCCTTCTCGGTCTGAGAGCCATAATGGAGAGAAAGACTGGGAAAATGCTTCCACCACCTCCTCCGTCACTTCTATCACTGAATACACAG gtcCTAAATTGTACAAAGAGCCCAGTGCCAAGTCGAACAAACATATTATTCAGAACGCTTTGGCTCATTGTTGTCTGGCTGGGAAGGTCAATGAAGGTCAAAAGAACAAGATCCTGGAG GAGATGGAGAAATCACAGGCCAACAACTTCATAATCCTGTTCCGTGATTCGGGCTGTCAGTTCCGCGCTGTTTACACGTACTGCCCCGACACAGAGCAGATGAACAAGCTGGCCGGCATCGGGCCCAAAAGCATCTCACGCAAGATGATCGACGGCTTGTTCAAATACAATTCTGACCGGAAGCAGTTTAGCCAAATCCCAGCTAAGACCATGTCTGCCAGTGTCGATGCCATTACCATCCACAGCCACTTGTGGCAGACCAAGAAGCCGGGAACACCGAAGAAAGTAGCACCCAGCAAGTCCTAA
- the camsap2a gene encoding calmodulin-regulated spectrin-associated protein 2a isoform X4 yields MGDPSQSSQWKKTFIVPAIKSFEHYDFNRAKIRASLTWLVAKAFGTDSIPDKLKDPFYTDQYEQEHVKPPVVDLLLSAELYCRAGSLILKSDAAKPLLGHDAVIQALAQKGLYVTVHERLVSERDLSMRPIQMSAHLALIDTLMMAYTVEMVSMDKVVACMQQYSTDCADGDTPYDTEDGVISWMNKVNEYLKEIIIQEQSRREAQRAEPLEIPKARYRKEQTLPKTVPWIPPVDNLLKDSTDGCALAALLHFYCPDLVKLEDVCLKDSMSLADSLYNLQLVQDFCREHLNRCCHFSLEDMLYASSSIKNNYLVFMAELFWWFELVKPSFVQPQVLVDEAPSPSLKNVPSVPISKVTKRSFMERPPSPDRPSLPLRQQPLTTNSGEIRRSTSMSFVDSFLGTWPTERRSGTQGVSFDIPLDKGDTTQTITQPRLGMTRSVSTEGFGLKVAKGMKRNLSFQPVIGQNIGIEEEGCADTLVGIHHGGLNGTAPSSIEEALEIINNSEKQQEDTGVEAENEGFFLHMQTKELMPKTQDEGGDSVSEAMGISSASTVEVDTGIHVKTEDIQETLDEDSSLRDCTTSMELDADQCFEARASHSQDSISSYPSSVGTKSPIADTPIGVKMTSFAEQKFRKLNPNAESKGGNSQGTTPDSSDLNLSHSVSWAPSPETSPVHQPQRDPAQAMAAEMVQLRMRLEEKRRAIEAQKKKVEAAFARHRQKMGRSAFLTVVKRKNDGASPIQEYTTSSEATKTLSDTAKSPEKSPVKSFSEESMSETDLLEYTRSIEKLNTSLSFLQAEMQRLAQQQEIIMQMREQQAWVVSPPQPSPQKQVRELRGSGARSSGSPSPADSPHTTHRSPTNIKRKSASFHSKTPRTPRPTELKITPFNRVLTVPQSVDSLPRLRRFSPSQSVSSSFAYFGNDLKPSKNNMQVDPLCTEGTASDLTLPAKDKQQTETDIADSRTKEFENSVEQNGEMKDDGKQSEGEIKPTVESSVSEVLSQAVKETFIVTPTEKPIDLVSQSNKSLIEVPLSILKPLEGQELEECGETLTAGENQDDDQKMCCGFFFKDDMKGEDSMALKRAALLEKRQRRERENQQRKQQLEAELEQKKEEARLKAEEERLKKEEEKARREFIKQEYLRRKQLKLMEDMDMLVKTRPATAKQKKPRPKSIHRDVIESPKTPVRATAVSSISLASLNLGDNESVSSEKRTPRPDSADSFLSPSRSESHNGEKDWENASTTSSVTSITEYTGPKLYKEPSAKSNKHIIQNALAHCCLAGKVNEGQKNKILEEMEKSQANNFIILFRDSGCQFRAVYTYCPDTEQMNKLAGIGPKSISRKMIDGLFKYNSDRKQFSQIPAKTMSASVDAITIHSHLWQTKKPGTPKKVAPSKS; encoded by the exons AGTGCCCACCTGGCACTGATTGACACTTTGATGATGGCCTATACGGTGGAGATGGTGAGTATGGACAAGGTTGTAGCGTGCATGCAGCAGTATTCTACCGACTGCGCTGACGGAGACACGCCCTACGACACGGAGGATGGCGTCATTAGCTGGATGAATAAg GTGAACGAATACTTGAAAGAGATCATCATCCAGGAGCAAAGCAGGAGAGAGGCACAGAGGGCCGAGCCCCTTGAGATCCCTAAG gcCCGCTATAGGAAGGAACAGACGTTGCCTAAAACAGTACCATGGATCCCCCCAGTGGACAACCTGCTGAAGGACAGCACAGATGGCTGCGCCCTTGCTGCGCTGCTGCACTTCTACTGCCCTGACCTTGTCAAACTAGAGG ACGTGTGCCTGAAAGACAGCATGTCTTTAGCGGACAGCTTGTACAATCTGCAGCTCGTTCAGGACTTCTGCCGCGAACACTTGAACCGCTGCTGCCACTTCAGCCTGGAGGATATGCTCTACGCCTCTTCTTCCATCAAA AACAATTACCTTGTGTTTATGGCTGAGCTCTTCTGGTGGTTTGAATTGGTTAAGCCATCTTTTGTGCAGCCTCAGGTTTTGGTCGATGAAG CACCATCTCCATCACTGAAGAATGTTCCATCTGTGCCCATCTCAAAAGTCACCAAGAGAAGCTTCATGGAAAGGCCTCCCAGTCCAGACAGACCAAG TCTCCCGCTGCGACAACAGCCTTTAACAACAAACTCAG GTGAGATCAGGCGATCAACCTCCATGTCATTTGTTGACAGTTTTTTGGGGACTTGGCCCACGGAGAGGAG GTCAGGGACTCAGGGTGTGTCCTTTGATATCCCATTAGATAAGGGCGACACCACTCAAACTATTACACAACCCAGACTGGGTATGACCAGGTCTGTAAGCACTGAGGGATTTGGGCTCAAAGTAGCCAAGGGAATGAAGCGAAATCTGTCCTTCCAACCTGTTATTGGCCAAAACATTGGTATTGAGGAAGAAGGCTGTGCAGATACCCTTGTGGGAATCCACCATGGTGGTCTGAATGGCACAGCGCCAAGTAGCATTGAGGAAGCCCTAGAAATAATCAATAATTCAGAAAAGCAACAGGAGGACACCGGGGTTGAGGCAGAGAATGAAGGTTTCTTCCTTCATATGCAGACCAAAGAACTGATGCCCAAAACCCAAGATGAAGGGGGAGACTCTGTTTCAGAGGCCATGGGGATTTCAAGTGCTTCAACTGTGGAGGTGGACACTGGAATTCACGTAAAGACAGAAGATATCCAAGAGACTCTGGATGAGGACTCATCGCTTAGAGACTGCACAACAAGTATGGAGTTAGATGCAGACCAGTGCTTTGAGGCTAGAGCAAGTCATAGCCAGGATTCCATTAGTTCATATCCCAGCAGTGTTGGCACCAAGTCTCCTATAGCTGATACTCCCATAGGAGTTAAGATGACCAGCTTTGCTGAACAAAAGTTCAGAAAACTCAATCCAAATGCAGAGTCCAAAGGGGGAAACTCTCAGGGGACTACACCAGACAGTTCAGACCTTAACCTTTCCCACTCAGTCTCCTGGGCCCCCTCACCAGAGACAAGCCCTGTCCACCAGCCACAGAGGGATCCGGCGCAAGCCATGGCTGCTGAAATGGTACAGCTGCGTATGCGGCTGGAAGAGAAACGCAGAGCCATAGAAGCTCAGAAGAAAAAGGTGGAAGCCGCCTTCGCACGTCATAGACAAAAGATGGGGCGCAGTGCCTTTCTCACAGTGgtcaagagaaagaatgatGGTGCCTCACCAATCCAGGAGTACACCACAAGCTCAGAGGCTACCAAGACACTATCTGATACTGCAAAATCTCCAGAAAAGTCTCCTGTCAAGTCCTTTAGTGAGGAGAGCATGTCTGAGACAGACTTGCTGGAGTACACGCGTTCTATCGAGAAGTTGAACACTTCTCTGAGCTTTTTGCAGGCAGAGATGCAACGGCTAGCCCAGCAGCAGGAGATCATCATGCAAATGCGGGAACAGCAGGCCTGGGTTGTGTCTCCACCACAGCCTTCACCCCAGAAACAGGTACGGGAGCTTAGAGGAAGTGGAGCTCGCTCATCAGGTTCCCCCTCACCAGCTGATTCCCCACATACCACCCATCGCTCCCCTACCAATATCAAGAGAAAGTCAGCTTCCTTCCACTCCAAAACCCCACGGACACCCAGGCCTACTGAGCTGAAGATCACTCCATTCAACCGAGTTCTCACTGTACCCCAGTCTGTGGACAGCTTACCTCGTCTGCGCAGATTCTCACCCTCGCAGTCTGTATCCAGCTCTTTTGCATACTTTGGGAATGACCTAAAACCAAGCAAAAATAATATGCAAGTTGATCCCTTGTGTACAGAAGGTACTGCTTCTGATCTCACTTTACCAGCCAAAGACAAACAGCAGACTGAAACGGACATTGCAGATTCAAGAACCAAGGAGTTCGAGAACAGTGTGGAGCAAAATGGAGAGATGAAAGATGATGGAAAACAATCAGAAGGAGAAATTAAGCCCACAGTGGAATCTAGTGTTTCTGAGGTGTTGTCACAAGCTGTAAAAGAAACATTCATAGTAACGCCTACCGAGAAGCCAATAGATTTAGTTAGTCAAAGCAACAAAAGCTTGATCGAAGTGCCACTATCAATCCTAAAGCCTCTCGAAGGACAGGAGTTGGAAGAGTGTGGAGAGACACTGACAGCAGGAGAGAACCAGGATGATGACCAGAAGATGTGCTGTGGATTCTTCTTTAAG GATGACATGAAGGGGGAGGACAGCATGGCACTGAAGCGAGCTGCCCTGCTGGAGAAGAGGCAGAGGAGGGAGCGGGAGAATCAGCAGAGGAAGCAGCAGCTGGAGGCTGAGCTGGAGCAGAAGAAAGAGGAGGCTAG ATTAAAGGCCGAGGAAGAGCGgctgaagaaggaggaggagaaagccAGACGGGAGTTCATCAAGCAGGAGTACCTGAGGAGAAAGCAGCTCAAGCTCATGGAGGACATGGACATGCTGGTGAAAACTCGGCCTGCCACGGCTAAGCAAAAGAAGCCACGGCCCAAATCCATTCACCGGGATGTGATTGAGTCACCCAAGACTCCTGTTAGGGCAACAGCAG TGTCCAGTATCTCTTTGGCCTCCCTCAATCTGGGAGACAACGAAAGTGTCAGCTCAGAGAAGCGAACCCCCAG GCCTGACTCGGCTGACAGCTTCCTGTCTCCTTCTCGGTCTGAGAGCCATAATGGAGAGAAAGACTGGGAAAATGCTTCCACCACCTCCTCCGTCACTTCTATCACTGAATACACAG gtcCTAAATTGTACAAAGAGCCCAGTGCCAAGTCGAACAAACATATTATTCAGAACGCTTTGGCTCATTGTTGTCTGGCTGGGAAGGTCAATGAAGGTCAAAAGAACAAGATCCTGGAG GAGATGGAGAAATCACAGGCCAACAACTTCATAATCCTGTTCCGTGATTCGGGCTGTCAGTTCCGCGCTGTTTACACGTACTGCCCCGACACAGAGCAGATGAACAAGCTGGCCGGCATCGGGCCCAAAAGCATCTCACGCAAGATGATCGACGGCTTGTTCAAATACAATTCTGACCGGAAGCAGTTTAGCCAAATCCCAGCTAAGACCATGTCTGCCAGTGTCGATGCCATTACCATCCACAGCCACTTGTGGCAGACCAAGAAGCCGGGAACACCGAAGAAAGTAGCACCCAGCAAGTCCTAA